The proteins below are encoded in one region of bacterium:
- a CDS encoding Gfo/Idh/MocA family oxidoreductase, whose product MHKVGLIGIGSIAEGYGKPEDANSYCHIAGIIHNARVELAAVADLDQARRDNFRTKWGALLPPEYREYGSAADMLAAEALDIVAVCVRGPHHFAVMQEVLQAGPRAVFLEKPPTCSLAEMDAMTALAQSRGIPVMVSYSRHWAPHVLRLQELVAGGLIGEVQQVVGYCGHSFLSFASHTTDLICQFAGYCPTAVYARGHLPEGDVPEGYEREPAVDTMTIEFANGVLGTQIGVGGEHGTFYCDVIGTEGLVRAGIYIPPFARTKEGPVDLAALGMPEDASVFTVAYGQIADSLDGGPRAHCTDGDWVAVHEIGFAGIESVLTHQRVALPNANRERRIFANG is encoded by the coding sequence ATGCACAAGGTCGGTCTCATCGGCATCGGGTCCATCGCCGAAGGCTATGGCAAGCCCGAAGACGCCAATAGCTACTGCCATATCGCCGGGATCATCCACAACGCGCGGGTCGAGCTGGCGGCGGTCGCCGACCTCGACCAGGCCCGGCGCGACAACTTCCGGACCAAGTGGGGTGCGCTGCTGCCGCCGGAGTATCGCGAGTATGGCAGCGCCGCCGACATGCTGGCGGCTGAGGCCCTCGACATCGTGGCCGTGTGCGTGCGCGGGCCGCATCACTTCGCCGTGATGCAAGAGGTCCTGCAGGCCGGGCCGCGCGCGGTGTTCCTCGAGAAGCCGCCGACGTGCTCGCTGGCGGAGATGGACGCGATGACGGCCCTGGCCCAGAGCCGGGGCATTCCCGTGATGGTGTCATACTCGCGCCACTGGGCCCCGCATGTGCTGCGACTGCAGGAGCTCGTGGCAGGCGGGCTGATCGGCGAGGTACAGCAGGTCGTGGGCTACTGCGGCCACAGCTTCCTGTCCTTCGCCAGCCACACGACCGACCTGATCTGCCAGTTCGCGGGCTACTGCCCGACCGCCGTATACGCGCGCGGGCATCTGCCCGAAGGGGACGTCCCCGAGGGCTACGAGCGCGAGCCCGCGGTGGACACCATGACCATCGAGTTCGCCAACGGCGTGCTGGGCACGCAGATTGGCGTGGGCGGCGAGCACGGCACCTTCTATTGCGATGTCATCGGCACAGAGGGGTTGGTACGGGCGGGCATCTACATCCCGCCCTTCGCCCGCACCAAGGAGGGCCCCGTGGACCTGGCGGCCCTGGGCATGCCCGAGGACGCCAGCGTGTTCACGGTGGCCTACGGGCAGATCGCCGACAGCCTCGACGGTGGCCCCCGGGCGCACTGCACCGATGGGGACTGGGTGGCGGTCCACGAGATCGGCTTCGCCGGGATCGAGAGCGTGCTGACCCACCAGCGCGTCGCGCTGCCGAACGCCAACCGGGAGCGGCGGATCTTCGCCAACGGATAG
- a CDS encoding class I SAM-dependent methyltransferase, whose product MDPHDANQAFWDAATPWWRQKEDARGLWQQAHREPSLVFSEAEMPFVADVAGQQVCVLGSGDNEVAFALVGLGARVTSVDISARRLAVAAERARSLGLDLTFVQADVADLAPLADATFDLVYLGGHVTVWLADLRRAIAEAVRVLRPDGRLVVNEYHPIRRMWLDADSAEPRHRYLHRGPYEYTSDEGLPSFEYHWTVADHIQAMVDVGCRIVKVDEHGETIEDEFWQRAQLDKLPAYLLVVGQKDAGGAG is encoded by the coding sequence ATGGACCCCCATGATGCCAACCAGGCCTTCTGGGATGCCGCGACCCCCTGGTGGCGGCAGAAGGAAGACGCGCGCGGGCTGTGGCAGCAGGCGCACCGGGAGCCCTCGCTGGTGTTCAGCGAGGCCGAGATGCCCTTCGTGGCCGACGTGGCGGGGCAGCAGGTGTGCGTCCTGGGCAGCGGCGACAATGAAGTCGCCTTCGCACTGGTGGGGCTGGGAGCGCGGGTCACGTCCGTGGACATCTCCGCGCGCCGGCTGGCGGTGGCCGCTGAGCGGGCGCGCTCGCTGGGTCTCGACCTCACCTTCGTCCAGGCCGACGTAGCCGACCTGGCCCCCCTGGCCGACGCCACGTTTGACCTCGTCTACCTCGGCGGGCACGTCACCGTGTGGCTGGCGGATCTGCGCCGAGCCATCGCGGAGGCCGTGCGCGTGCTGCGGCCCGACGGGCGGCTCGTCGTCAACGAGTATCATCCCATCCGCCGCATGTGGCTGGACGCCGACAGTGCTGAGCCACGCCACCGCTACCTGCACCGTGGCCCCTATGAGTACACCTCCGACGAGGGCCTACCCAGCTTTGAGTACCACTGGACCGTGGCCGACCACATCCAGGCGATGGTGGACGTGGGCTGCCGGATTGTGAAGGTGGACGAACACGGGGAGACGATCGAGGACGAGTTCTGGCAGCGGGCGCAGCTCGACAAACTGCCGGCCTACCTGCTGGTCGTGGGGCAGAAGGACGCGGGCGGGGCTGGTTAG
- a CDS encoding endonuclease/exonuclease/phosphatase family protein produces MSDSDAPRRQPRLARLLCLTLTVLGLAYVAFLVVMERAVPERVLLAYVLIHGPQPPLLAPLPVLAVLCLLARQWRLAALNALLTLTAILLLMPPVLLHRTPRHDPARLVRVVTWNVHCEAWHLPQIQETLARLQPDIVCLQEAKAAAFAQALPGAQAAHAHEGWTLTRGRIVSQSAFPLSNPRIARWGLSTQIELPQGRVSVLNVHYQVGIRRHIHVVSRGEPSPIEEARHRSTEVVLDWLRRTEGPRIVCGDFNTPPRADIYRALRAEATDAFAQAGRGWGFTYARGFPLIRIDYVWCAGGATPVRCRTADGLASDHRLLVTDLLLPQR; encoded by the coding sequence ATGAGCGACAGTGATGCCCCCCGCCGACAGCCGCGTCTGGCCCGTCTGCTGTGCCTCACGCTGACGGTCCTGGGCCTGGCCTACGTGGCGTTCCTGGTGGTGATGGAGCGTGCCGTGCCGGAGCGTGTGCTGCTGGCCTACGTGCTCATCCACGGCCCGCAGCCACCGCTCCTGGCGCCGCTGCCAGTGCTGGCCGTGCTGTGCCTGCTGGCCCGGCAGTGGCGCCTGGCAGCGCTCAATGCGCTGCTGACACTGACGGCGATCCTGCTGCTCATGCCCCCGGTGCTGCTGCACCGCACGCCCCGACACGACCCGGCGCGCCTTGTCCGCGTCGTGACCTGGAACGTCCACTGCGAGGCGTGGCACCTGCCGCAGATCCAGGAGACCCTCGCCCGGCTGCAGCCGGACATCGTCTGCCTGCAGGAGGCGAAGGCGGCGGCGTTTGCGCAGGCGCTGCCGGGCGCGCAGGCGGCCCACGCCCACGAGGGCTGGACGCTCACCCGGGGGCGCATCGTGAGCCAGAGCGCGTTCCCGCTGAGCAACCCGCGGATCGCCCGCTGGGGCCTGAGCACACAGATCGAGCTGCCGCAGGGCCGCGTCTCGGTCCTGAACGTGCACTACCAGGTGGGAATCAGGCGCCACATCCACGTGGTCAGCCGCGGAGAGCCCAGCCCGATCGAGGAAGCGCGGCACCGCAGCACCGAGGTGGTACTGGACTGGCTGCGCCGCACAGAGGGGCCGCGGATCGTCTGTGGGGACTTCAACACCCCGCCGCGCGCAGACATCTACCGTGCCCTCCGCGCCGAGGCGACCGATGCTTTCGCGCAGGCCGGGCGGGGCTGGGGCTTCACCTATGCACGCGGCTTCCCCCTGATCCGCATAGACTACGTCTGGTGCGCCGGGGGGGCAACGCCGGTGCGCTGCCGGACCGCCGATGGCCTCGCCTCGGACCACCGCCTGCTCGTCACGGATCTTCTCCTGCCGCAGCGCTAA
- a CDS encoding alpha/beta hydrolase yields the protein MTPLPMLLLLLLLGTLTATVADPLPPPRRETFNCALDGSKWPYLVQDPPGPAQAILINLHGHYSDETQMMTEGIYEDAFGKLRRECLRRNWVYVCAWYGGNSWMGPLGEAGMVDLIGVLKQRWPGVPVYLQGGSMGGSSALVFATRQPHLLAGVIARCPAADIAAYYDWAVARGGANATLRNIADAIRIHYTMDGRDLRQELQARSALRHAERLTMPVQLCHGSADALIPVDWTRQLAAKLQALGRRVQYEEIPGGDHDAPVRGVDWAKILDFISTSGPAPTP from the coding sequence ATGACGCCACTACCGATGTTGCTGCTACTCCTGCTGCTGGGCACGCTGACCGCGACGGTCGCGGACCCCCTCCCGCCGCCGCGGCGGGAGACCTTCAACTGTGCCCTGGATGGTTCCAAATGGCCCTATCTCGTCCAGGACCCGCCCGGCCCGGCGCAGGCCATTCTCATCAACCTGCACGGCCACTACTCCGACGAGACCCAGATGATGACCGAGGGCATCTACGAGGACGCCTTCGGCAAGCTCCGGCGCGAGTGCCTGCGCCGCAACTGGGTCTACGTCTGCGCCTGGTACGGGGGCAACTCGTGGATGGGGCCGCTGGGCGAGGCGGGGATGGTGGACCTGATCGGGGTGCTCAAGCAACGCTGGCCGGGCGTGCCGGTGTATCTGCAGGGGGGCTCGATGGGCGGCAGCTCCGCCCTCGTGTTCGCCACGCGCCAGCCGCACCTGCTCGCCGGCGTCATCGCCCGCTGCCCGGCGGCCGACATCGCGGCGTACTATGACTGGGCCGTGGCCCGCGGGGGGGCCAACGCCACCTTGAGGAACATCGCCGACGCCATTCGCATTCACTACACCATGGACGGCCGCGACCTGCGCCAGGAGCTGCAGGCCCGCTCCGCCTTGCGCCATGCCGAGCGGCTGACGATGCCCGTGCAGCTCTGCCACGGGTCGGCCGACGCGCTCATTCCGGTGGACTGGACGCGGCAACTGGCCGCCAAGCTGCAGGCCCTCGGGCGCAGAGTCCAGTACGAGGAGATCCCCGGCGGTGACCACGATGCGCCGGTGCGCGGGGTGGACTGGGCCAAGATACTCGACTTCATCTCCACTTCAGGGCCTGCACCCACGCCATGA